In the Brassica napus cultivar Da-Ae chromosome A7, Da-Ae, whole genome shotgun sequence genome, one interval contains:
- the LOC106372054 gene encoding 60S ribosomal protein L34-2: protein MVQRLVYRSRHSYATKSNQHRIVKTPGGKLTYQTTKKRASGPKCPVTGKRIQGIPHLRPAEYKRSRLSRNRRTVNRAYGGVLSALAVRERIVRAFLVEEQKIVKKVLKLQKAKEKVAPKS, encoded by the exons ATGGTGCAGCGCCTTGTATACCGTTCGCGTCACAGCTACGCCACCAAGTCCAACCAGCACAGGATCGTCAAAACCCCAG GTGGTAAATTGACATACCAGACCACTAAGAAGCGTGCAAGTGGACCAAAATGCCCCGTTACCGGCAAGCGTATCCAGGGT atCCCTCACTTGAGGCCTGCTGAGTACAAGAGGTCTCGATTATCCAGAAACAGGAGGACCGTGAACCGTGCTTATGGCGGTGTTTTGTCTGCTTTGGCTGTTAGGGAGAG AATCGTCCGTGCTTTCCTTGTGGAAGAGCAAAAGATTGTGAAGAAGGTCTTGAAGCTCCAAAAGGCCAAGGAAAAGGTGGCTCCCAAGAGCTAG